In Candidatus Desulforudis audaxviator MP104C, a genomic segment contains:
- the cas5 gene encoding CRISPR-associated protein Cas5: protein MNVLWVKVTAPLASFRRPLDHNYQRTLPLPPPTTLFGLAGAARGLAEEELWQEASPLRDLLVATLALQKPGLARDMWTVMKIKNNKLAERSPYFREILFNARFMILYGGPEELLAELQQAFLDPTYPLSLGREDELIVVEELGRGETCPGAPLFSGTVIPGDLQGLRFKWVPRPGIAFEPPAVETMPLAFEVDKRGIRYPLNPRPFTFLPYDLEVELEGYQDALTIEPLEGRSFTWMNWSSWESRTSLF from the coding sequence ATGAATGTCCTTTGGGTAAAGGTGACGGCGCCTTTGGCTTCTTTTCGCCGGCCTTTGGACCACAACTACCAGCGCACCTTGCCTTTGCCGCCCCCCACCACCCTTTTTGGATTGGCAGGGGCTGCCCGGGGTCTGGCGGAAGAGGAACTTTGGCAGGAGGCCTCCCCCCTGCGGGATCTCCTGGTTGCGACCCTGGCCCTTCAAAAGCCAGGGCTTGCCCGGGACATGTGGACGGTGATGAAGATCAAGAATAATAAGCTGGCGGAACGCTCTCCGTATTTCCGGGAGATCCTGTTCAATGCCCGCTTTATGATCCTCTATGGGGGGCCTGAGGAACTTCTGGCAGAATTACAGCAGGCCTTCCTGGACCCCACTTACCCCTTGTCTTTAGGACGGGAAGATGAGCTGATTGTGGTCGAAGAGCTGGGCAGGGGGGAGACCTGCCCTGGAGCCCCCCTTTTTTCAGGAACCGTTATTCCTGGCGACCTCCAGGGGCTCCGGTTTAAATGGGTTCCCCGGCCGGGAATTGCCTTTGAACCGCCAGCGGTTGAAACCATGCCCTTGGCCTTTGAAGTTGATAAAAGGGGGATTCGCTACCCCCTGAACCCCAGGCCCTTTACTTTCCTCCCCTATGATTTGGAGGTGGAACTGGAGGGATACCAGGACGCCCTGACCATAGAACCTCTGGAAGGGAGGAGCTTTACGTGGATGAATTGGTCCTCCTGGGAAAGCCGGACGTCCCTCTTTTAG
- a CDS encoding CRISPR-associated helicase/endonuclease Cas3 codes for MDELVLLGKPDVPLLAHLKEVTEQGKILARHLGLPPALEKRALLACAFHDVGKATRSFQDYMRGKRGKGYPHALASLPFALAAELYTLQASPLAAAAVLSHHSPLGPEVYRGYRAPDYVDEKNLAAFLEDVVAFLQGLGWEGNLPAVEKLLKLATSDGTPATLLDNSRFRFGEELISLRGLFKELPPIDFADIKAVLQLADWVASSGKAQAGDLFLHQGRKLVLTSIKEKSIQLRPFQKKAGEMKRERLWLRAPTGTGKTEALLLWAGDTERLLYLLPTQATANAMWKRLKKIYGEENVGLAHGRAGYILRKELEEDPLDVRLWASVFARPVVVGTLDQYLMAHLQGRHWEIRRSLARRATVVLDEIHSYDPYTLGLLQEALAQEPPARLALASATLPEFLPELLGQGPLLEAEEPLWQRKRHELRLFVEPVASALEEALSFVRQGKTVLVIANTVKQAQEIYQALQEDGDYQVHLLHSRFAFRDRWKKEEQLGKTIPGTILVATQIVEVSLDISYDVLFTEVAPIDALVQRLGRVNRRGITPEGTTAPPAPAFIFLEWDKGSEKIYGQEILTWSRDILNDMPQHPTDGEWVQATNRLYEVQASSPSYQEDLREGQQTLREVQRISGCYTIDLSDEEMQKKFTTRKGQLSVEVLPQALKDEAFALRERGEHWRLVELLVPVPVYWLPAFSHWFSPLSDLGVFLTDLPYSEEMGLMPPGEGEAPPGMEIY; via the coding sequence GTGGATGAATTGGTCCTCCTGGGAAAGCCGGACGTCCCTCTTTTAGCCCACTTAAAAGAGGTGACCGAACAGGGGAAAATACTGGCCCGGCACTTGGGTCTTCCGCCAGCGCTGGAGAAGCGGGCTCTGCTGGCCTGCGCTTTCCATGATGTGGGCAAGGCCACCAGAAGCTTTCAGGATTATATGCGCGGGAAAAGGGGCAAGGGCTATCCCCACGCCCTTGCCTCCCTTCCCTTTGCTTTAGCCGCCGAGCTTTATACTTTGCAGGCCTCTCCTCTGGCAGCAGCTGCCGTGCTGAGCCATCATTCACCCCTTGGCCCCGAAGTTTATAGAGGCTATAGGGCACCTGACTACGTTGATGAAAAAAACCTCGCGGCCTTTTTGGAAGATGTAGTGGCCTTTTTGCAGGGACTGGGCTGGGAAGGCAACTTACCTGCTGTTGAAAAGTTGCTGAAGCTCGCTACCAGCGACGGAACTCCCGCAACCCTACTTGATAACAGCAGGTTTCGCTTTGGGGAGGAGTTGATAAGTCTTAGGGGTTTATTCAAAGAATTGCCTCCCATAGATTTTGCTGATATAAAGGCAGTTCTTCAGCTTGCCGACTGGGTTGCTTCTTCTGGCAAAGCTCAGGCGGGGGATCTTTTTTTGCACCAGGGGAGAAAACTTGTTCTTACCAGCATCAAGGAAAAGAGCATACAGTTAAGGCCTTTCCAAAAGAAGGCGGGCGAGATGAAAAGGGAAAGGCTCTGGCTGCGGGCCCCCACGGGAACAGGCAAAACCGAAGCCCTGCTCCTTTGGGCTGGGGATACGGAGCGGCTTCTTTATCTTTTGCCTACCCAGGCCACGGCTAATGCCATGTGGAAGCGGCTTAAAAAGATTTACGGCGAAGAAAATGTGGGTTTGGCACACGGTAGGGCCGGGTACATCTTAAGGAAAGAACTAGAGGAAGATCCTTTGGATGTGCGACTTTGGGCCTCTGTCTTCGCCAGGCCGGTGGTAGTGGGCACCCTGGACCAGTATCTCATGGCCCATCTTCAGGGAAGGCACTGGGAGATACGCCGGTCCCTCGCCAGAAGAGCAACCGTAGTTTTGGACGAGATCCACAGCTATGATCCCTACACCCTGGGGCTCCTTCAGGAAGCTCTGGCCCAGGAACCGCCGGCCCGTCTGGCCCTGGCCAGCGCCACCTTACCTGAATTTTTGCCGGAACTGTTGGGCCAAGGCCCCCTTTTGGAGGCCGAAGAGCCTCTTTGGCAGCGGAAGCGCCACGAGCTTCGCCTTTTTGTCGAACCCGTAGCTAGCGCGCTGGAAGAAGCCCTGTCTTTTGTCAGACAAGGGAAAACCGTCCTCGTCATAGCCAATACCGTCAAACAGGCCCAGGAGATTTATCAGGCCCTCCAGGAAGACGGTGATTACCAGGTACACCTCCTTCATTCTCGCTTTGCTTTCCGGGATCGCTGGAAAAAGGAGGAGCAGCTGGGAAAGACAATACCAGGGACAATCCTCGTGGCCACCCAGATTGTGGAGGTTAGCTTGGACATCTCCTATGATGTCCTTTTCACCGAGGTGGCTCCCATAGATGCCCTGGTGCAGCGTTTGGGGAGGGTTAACCGCAGGGGAATTACTCCGGAAGGAACGACTGCGCCCCCGGCTCCTGCCTTCATCTTTCTCGAATGGGACAAGGGTTCGGAAAAAATATATGGCCAGGAAATTTTGACCTGGAGCAGGGATATTTTAAACGATATGCCTCAACACCCCACTGACGGAGAATGGGTGCAGGCTACCAACCGTCTTTACGAAGTGCAGGCATCAAGCCCCTCTTATCAGGAAGACCTGCGGGAAGGGCAGCAGACGCTGCGCGAGGTGCAAAGGATATCAGGCTGCTACACCATAGATCTCTCCGATGAGGAAATGCAAAAAAAGTTTACCACCCGGAAGGGCCAGCTTTCGGTAGAGGTTCTCCCGCAAGCCCTTAAGGATGAGGCGTTTGCTCTGAGGGAGAGGGGCGAACACTGGCGTCTAGTGGAGCTTTTGGTCCCTGTGCCCGTATACTGGCTACCAGCTTTTTCCCACTGGTTTTCCCCGTTAAGTGACCTGGGAGTTTTTCTCACAGACCTGCCCTATAGCGAGGAAATGGGTTTGATGCCGCCTGGTGAAGGGGAGGCCCCCCCTGGCATGGAGATATACTAG